A region of Pyxidicoccus parkwaysis DNA encodes the following proteins:
- a CDS encoding TIR domain-containing protein → MNKIVDDLLAVEHRCSQGAALIEAPHIADGIVAIREAADDVGRSWSGSWLGYRARVYYAELQPPPPGANFSPAHGLDKNSLGSKTRGDWREYEHAHVSTEVLRRAGNPDLDAIKDASDQAKATFETCKEELQSILDAYISIEKDERLQTIRGDLAKLESSIPAKTFKDAHMPKGEFPISDMRLLDDLRIIVPPHLSVKFSIMSLESPRSSLLQVAKLARQARLYMERRIGMKGKSRAQVEGTIFIGHGRSSDWRDLKDLVRENLGLVPDEFNLQSAAGLTTAQRLEEMLDSAVFAFLVMTAEDEHADNILHARENVIHEVGLFQGRLGFRRAIVLLEEGCKEFSNIQGLGQIRFTKGSLKAKSEEIRQVLKREGVLKS, encoded by the coding sequence ATGAACAAAATAGTTGATGACCTTCTCGCGGTCGAGCATCGCTGCAGTCAAGGCGCGGCGCTAATTGAGGCCCCCCATATCGCAGACGGCATCGTAGCCATAAGAGAGGCGGCAGACGACGTCGGGCGTTCGTGGTCAGGCTCTTGGTTGGGGTACCGAGCCCGAGTCTATTACGCCGAGCTACAGCCTCCACCGCCAGGGGCAAATTTCAGTCCGGCGCACGGGCTCGACAAAAACTCGCTCGGGAGCAAAACTCGCGGAGACTGGCGGGAATATGAACACGCCCACGTCTCAACTGAGGTTCTCAGGCGCGCCGGCAATCCAGACCTTGATGCGATAAAAGACGCAAGCGATCAGGCGAAGGCGACATTTGAGACATGCAAAGAGGAACTCCAATCAATACTCGATGCATATATCTCGATCGAAAAGGACGAGAGGCTGCAGACGATACGCGGCGATCTGGCAAAACTGGAGTCTTCGATTCCGGCGAAGACTTTCAAGGATGCCCACATGCCAAAGGGCGAGTTTCCCATCAGCGACATGCGTTTGCTGGACGACCTGAGAATTATCGTTCCTCCCCATCTATCCGTTAAGTTCTCGATCATGTCGCTTGAGTCGCCCCGCTCATCATTGTTGCAGGTGGCAAAACTTGCGCGACAAGCACGACTTTACATGGAAAGGCGGATAGGCATGAAGGGGAAGAGTCGTGCACAAGTGGAGGGAACTATCTTTATCGGTCACGGGCGCTCGTCCGACTGGCGTGACCTCAAAGACCTCGTTCGAGAGAATCTTGGGCTAGTGCCCGATGAGTTCAACTTGCAGTCTGCCGCAGGTCTGACGACGGCCCAAAGATTGGAGGAGATGCTTGACTCTGCTGTCTTTGCGTTCTTGGTGATGACGGCCGAAGACGAACATGCGGACAATATCCTGCATGCTCGTGAAAATGTCATACACGAAGTGGGCTTATTCCAAGGCCGCCTTGGGTTTCGCCGTGCCATTGTTCTCCTGGAGGAGGGGTGTAAGGAGTTCTCGAATATCCAAGGGCTTGGACAGATTCGTTTTACAAAGGGGAGTCTCAAGGCCAAGAGTGAAGAAATTCGTCAAGTGCTTAAGCGGGAAGGGGTATTGAAGTCGTAG
- a CDS encoding terminase large subunit domain-containing protein, producing MSRKAQAVTSKEDPLAGLPIIRPETHGRYSLVDRVALALRARYGALGGVAAPLGLTQQELLALYYNPELSLRPAQQPPDMLDEALARWRVWFLLGGRGAGKTHAGATSVIREARADAEARILIVGPTYTEIQKNQLEGPSGIITLAPPWFKPEHRKSKKQLIFPNGVVADYLPAADADKFRGYGYTFEWLDEVVAWKKDPVGVFKECGRVGRGTSSRMRRLGLSSRKVITTTPAPTELFREILRDREGLVLSRSSTLDNSTNLDPAYIRQARAAAHTTEGRREYLGELVFDLDPALFRKVDWNRTRLHPKKRPEVFDFIVISVDPATGEKKSADMHGIVAVGVRQEEDGLDHAYVLADLSLRSPEPSAWAKKAVEALRAWEPFAKKDARGRLQAWIFAETNTGGSMVKHTIRGIAKVKVKTERARQSKAERAAPVSMWAEAGYVHLVGKHEKLEEQLASFTGQEGGHARDDRVDAMVWPIFKYVVKKRKNEGAAEHANASEFEEEIE from the coding sequence ATGAGCCGTAAGGCACAAGCCGTCACCTCGAAGGAGGACCCGCTCGCGGGGCTGCCCATCATCCGCCCCGAGACGCACGGCCGCTACTCGCTGGTGGACCGGGTGGCGCTAGCGCTGCGCGCACGCTACGGCGCGCTGGGCGGAGTGGCCGCGCCGCTGGGCCTGACGCAGCAGGAGCTGCTGGCGCTCTACTACAACCCGGAGCTGAGCCTCCGGCCGGCGCAGCAGCCGCCGGACATGCTCGACGAGGCGCTGGCCCGCTGGCGCGTCTGGTTCCTGCTGGGTGGGCGCGGCGCGGGGAAGACGCACGCGGGGGCCACCTCCGTCATCCGCGAGGCGCGCGCGGACGCGGAGGCACGCATCCTCATCGTCGGCCCGACGTACACGGAGATTCAGAAGAACCAGCTCGAGGGGCCCAGCGGCATCATCACCCTCGCCCCGCCCTGGTTCAAACCGGAACACCGCAAGTCGAAGAAGCAGCTCATCTTCCCCAACGGCGTGGTCGCCGACTACCTGCCGGCGGCGGACGCGGACAAGTTCCGCGGCTACGGCTACACCTTCGAGTGGCTGGATGAGGTGGTGGCCTGGAAGAAGGACCCGGTGGGCGTCTTCAAGGAGTGCGGCCGCGTGGGACGTGGCACTTCCAGCCGCATGCGCCGCCTGGGACTCTCCAGCCGGAAGGTCATCACCACCACGCCCGCGCCCACGGAGCTCTTCCGGGAGATTCTGCGCGACAGGGAAGGCCTCGTCCTCTCTCGCTCTAGCACGCTGGACAACTCCACCAACCTGGACCCGGCGTACATCCGCCAGGCGCGCGCGGCCGCGCACACCACGGAGGGGCGGCGCGAGTATCTGGGCGAACTCGTCTTCGACCTGGACCCGGCCCTCTTCCGGAAGGTGGACTGGAACCGCACGCGCCTCCACCCGAAGAAGCGGCCGGAGGTGTTCGACTTTATCGTCATCAGCGTGGACCCGGCCACGGGCGAGAAGAAGTCGGCGGACATGCACGGCATCGTCGCGGTGGGTGTGCGCCAGGAGGAGGACGGGCTCGACCACGCGTACGTCCTCGCGGACCTCTCGTTGCGCAGCCCCGAGCCGAGCGCATGGGCGAAGAAGGCGGTGGAGGCGCTGCGCGCCTGGGAGCCCTTCGCGAAGAAGGACGCGCGCGGCCGGCTGCAGGCGTGGATTTTCGCCGAGACGAACACGGGCGGCAGCATGGTGAAGCACACCATCCGCGGCATCGCGAAGGTGAAGGTGAAGACGGAGCGGGCCCGGCAGTCGAAGGCCGAGCGCGCGGCGCCCGTGTCTATGTGGGCGGAGGCGGGCTACGTCCACCTGGTGGGCAAGCACGAGAAGCTCGAGGAGCAGCTCGCGAGCTTCACCGGCCAGGAGGGTGGCCACGCACGAGACGACCGCGTGGACGCCATGGTGTGGCCCATTTTCAAGTACGTGGTGAAGAAGCGGAAGAACGAGGGCGCGGCCGAGCATGCCAATGCGAGCGAGTTCGAAGAAGAGATTGAGTGA
- a CDS encoding nuclease-related domain-containing protein yields the protein MFFRKREPRPEPVATRTGRRPGQSARDKQQELADAAPIKTFFTRLFDLHTDERAWRLGADGEERVGALLEQIRPHGWHVEHDVRVGSRGANLDHLVIGPPGVFVINTKALSGKVWVGGDNVMVNGRPRDYVEKLEYEAQRVRRCLLAATRRHRLWVQGLLVMAHQKPVVNQQPQNVAVIHHTELVPGLLGQPVKLSAEDVAELADAARREETWAE from the coding sequence ATGTTCTTCAGGAAGCGTGAGCCGCGACCCGAGCCAGTGGCCACTCGCACCGGGCGCCGTCCTGGACAGAGTGCGAGGGACAAGCAACAGGAGCTGGCAGACGCCGCGCCCATCAAGACGTTCTTCACGCGCCTCTTCGACCTCCACACCGACGAGCGTGCGTGGCGGCTCGGCGCGGACGGCGAAGAGCGTGTGGGGGCGCTGCTGGAGCAGATCCGGCCTCACGGCTGGCACGTCGAGCACGACGTGCGCGTGGGGAGCCGTGGCGCAAACCTGGACCATCTCGTCATCGGTCCGCCCGGCGTCTTCGTCATCAACACCAAGGCGTTGAGCGGCAAGGTGTGGGTGGGCGGCGACAACGTCATGGTGAACGGGCGCCCCAGGGACTACGTGGAGAAGCTCGAGTACGAGGCCCAGCGTGTTCGCCGGTGCCTGCTGGCTGCGACGCGCCGTCACCGGCTCTGGGTGCAGGGGCTTCTCGTCATGGCCCACCAGAAGCCTGTCGTGAACCAGCAGCCACAGAACGTGGCCGTCATCCACCACACCGAGCTGGTGCCGGGTCTCCTAGGGCAGCCGGTGAAGCTCAGCGCGGAGGACGTGGCCGAGCTCGCCGATGCCGCGCGTCGCGAAGAGACATGGGCCGAGTGA
- a CDS encoding tetratricopeptide repeat protein → MQLLTRQWAALAAAVCLLVTARAVAQPVRCNAEVDQALARANGASQKDVAAELDKALALLDKAVGDDASAECHRLMAFSLAWRADVDGVPEAARRGLRRIAIFQLETAVQKNPNDARAWELKAQAEEDLGLYLEGAGTYNALAWVQPKHTFARGARVRLLVKAGKLEEALAAAREWVAAQPEDWEAHLGLGLRLEALGQVEEAIAEFERSTALDEGIDTAPLAHGSLLAKLGRWKEAEAAFARVDAAEYLLGWYSQGVCRVKQGDAKAARAWMNKLEQEEDGGALARRLLTFIKAPGAVPVLGLAAYETR, encoded by the coding sequence ATGCAACTCCTGACGCGTCAATGGGCAGCGCTCGCGGCGGCGGTGTGCTTGCTGGTGACTGCGCGCGCCGTCGCGCAACCGGTGCGCTGCAACGCCGAGGTGGACCAGGCGCTCGCACGCGCGAATGGAGCGTCGCAGAAGGACGTCGCCGCCGAGCTCGACAAGGCGCTGGCCCTCCTCGACAAGGCTGTGGGGGACGATGCGTCCGCTGAGTGCCATCGGCTCATGGCCTTCTCTCTCGCGTGGCGGGCGGACGTGGATGGCGTGCCGGAGGCCGCCCGGAGGGGACTGCGCCGCATCGCCATCTTCCAGTTGGAAACGGCCGTCCAGAAGAACCCAAACGACGCGCGTGCGTGGGAGCTCAAGGCACAGGCCGAGGAAGACCTCGGGCTCTATCTGGAGGGGGCGGGCACCTACAACGCGCTGGCGTGGGTGCAGCCGAAGCACACCTTTGCCCGCGGCGCGCGTGTGCGCCTGCTCGTGAAGGCCGGAAAGCTCGAGGAGGCCCTCGCTGCCGCGCGGGAGTGGGTGGCAGCGCAACCGGAGGACTGGGAGGCTCACCTCGGGCTCGGACTTCGCCTGGAGGCGCTCGGTCAGGTGGAGGAGGCGATTGCCGAATTCGAGCGCTCTACCGCGCTCGATGAGGGCATCGACACCGCGCCCCTCGCGCACGGCTCGCTTCTCGCGAAGCTCGGGCGCTGGAAGGAAGCCGAGGCGGCCTTCGCACGGGTGGACGCCGCAGAGTATCTGCTGGGCTGGTACAGCCAGGGCGTGTGTCGGGTGAAGCAGGGGGATGCGAAGGCGGCGCGCGCTTGGATGAACAAACTGGAGCAGGAGGAGGACGGTGGGGCACTCGCGCGCCGGCTTCTCACGTTCATCAAAGCGCCAGGTGCTGTGCCGGTACTCGGACTCGCGGCGTACGAGACGCGCTGA
- a CDS encoding SMI1/KNR4 family protein has product MTMEEMLAEISRAHFPHPPATIEQIAAFESQVGWRLDADLRAFYLHCDGAELFNPLPDANYSILSLAEILRARVAIWGRDEDSAGPASWYAIVDCQDTDFVLVDVAQQETGRYPLLDAYHGTYPQVRQIAASFSEFLERALTSGDQFFWLKK; this is encoded by the coding sequence ATGACGATGGAAGAGATGTTGGCCGAAATCTCCCGCGCGCACTTTCCGCACCCACCAGCCACGATAGAGCAGATTGCCGCGTTTGAGTCGCAGGTCGGTTGGCGACTCGATGCGGACCTGCGCGCGTTCTACCTTCACTGCGATGGAGCGGAGCTCTTCAATCCTCTGCCCGATGCGAACTACAGCATCCTCTCGCTCGCCGAAATACTCCGAGCGCGAGTTGCTATCTGGGGCAGGGACGAGGACTCCGCCGGGCCGGCGTCCTGGTATGCCATCGTGGACTGCCAGGACACCGATTTCGTCCTCGTTGATGTGGCGCAACAGGAAACCGGTCGGTACCCGCTACTCGACGCCTATCATGGGACGTACCCACAGGTTCGGCAGATTGCCGCCTCGTTCAGCGAGTTCCTGGAGCGGGCGCTGACCAGCGGGGACCAGTTCTTCTGGCTGAAGAAGTAG
- a CDS encoding HNH endonuclease: protein MPEVVNDDNGSLFTGETLLRRGNRVRIETGDGRAWSLFVTNALKYPAGCRAYFEGQGQIPEGPIHWAKVADHPFDIGARYSRSDVRRLLGDKQWQDQGGKWATGYVRSDGRYIIFANIETAGRTGHDYSNRWDEQAQELEWSGKPGARVGQPLIDGMLAASGQVLLFTRHDSRELFVFRGCGVAKSIQNTASVRVTWAIAKARTTNVPELEQLSKEAQRRGQAVPPTGNMTPQRRTTTTDAFERDSEVHASVMMRAKGTCEACLKPAPFHRDDGTPYLEMHHLKRLADGGPDTTDNAVAVCANCHRELHCGVRREQLLSDIYRSHSFLRRPAATG, encoded by the coding sequence ATGCCCGAAGTAGTTAATGATGACAATGGCTCGCTTTTCACAGGGGAGACTCTGCTGCGGCGAGGTAACCGGGTCCGCATCGAAACTGGCGACGGCAGGGCCTGGAGTCTCTTCGTCACCAATGCACTCAAGTATCCGGCTGGCTGCCGCGCATACTTCGAAGGGCAAGGTCAAATCCCAGAGGGCCCTATTCATTGGGCAAAGGTCGCCGACCATCCTTTTGACATTGGCGCTCGATACTCTCGGAGCGACGTTCGCCGCCTCCTTGGCGACAAGCAGTGGCAGGATCAAGGCGGGAAGTGGGCGACTGGATACGTTAGGTCCGACGGTCGATACATCATCTTCGCGAACATCGAGACGGCCGGGCGAACTGGACACGACTACAGCAATCGTTGGGACGAGCAGGCCCAGGAGCTTGAGTGGAGCGGCAAGCCCGGTGCCCGGGTTGGTCAACCTCTTATTGATGGGATGCTGGCAGCCAGCGGTCAGGTCCTTCTCTTCACGAGGCACGATTCTCGGGAGCTCTTCGTCTTCCGAGGTTGCGGAGTTGCAAAGTCCATTCAGAACACGGCTTCCGTTCGTGTAACGTGGGCGATCGCGAAGGCGCGCACCACAAATGTCCCTGAATTGGAACAACTCTCGAAGGAGGCGCAGCGTCGAGGTCAAGCCGTTCCGCCGACCGGCAATATGACTCCTCAAAGACGGACCACAACCACTGACGCCTTCGAACGCGACTCCGAAGTTCACGCCTCGGTCATGATGCGTGCGAAAGGCACGTGCGAAGCATGTCTAAAGCCGGCTCCTTTTCATAGGGACGATGGTACTCCGTATCTTGAGATGCATCATCTCAAGCGGCTTGCAGATGGAGGGCCGGACACAACAGACAACGCGGTTGCAGTGTGTGCAAACTGCCATCGCGAGCTTCATTGCGGCGTCAGGAGAGAGCAGCTTCTTTCGGACATCTACCGCTCCCACAGCTTTCTCCGTCGCCCCGCCGCAACTGGGTGA
- a CDS encoding DUF262 domain-containing protein: protein MSAFKVGSITNSAILYIYAMRDSIWMDPPYQRQGDIWPLPKRRLLIDSIINGYDLPKLYFHEFTKPKLVDGKRYDYAVIDGKQRLQSIFQFIKGEFTLDKETEYIHDTSIDLSGLSYQELAREQPTLKIKFDSFTLPISTIQTDDIQYIEEMFSRLNEAVPLNAAEKRNALQGPIPPASRELASLSFFKKKLPFDNARYRHYELATKFLYIQNRERLVDTKKAYLDEFVHEFTDVEQKEVDALSKKSVKVLRSMSSVFTDEDSLLKSVGMVVIYYYLFFIALRDGWAGKLRRESLVNFESLRKKNRDLAEQSEIKADYNLLEFDRLTQSPNDAVALQYRFAVLRRHVGPKDGRPPIPGEEK from the coding sequence ATTTACGCAATGAGGGACTCCATTTGGATGGACCCCCCTTATCAGCGGCAGGGCGACATTTGGCCTCTGCCCAAGAGAAGGCTGCTCATCGACTCCATCATAAATGGATATGATCTCCCTAAGCTCTATTTCCATGAATTCACGAAGCCGAAGCTTGTGGATGGGAAGCGCTATGACTACGCGGTAATCGACGGCAAACAACGCCTCCAGAGTATTTTCCAGTTTATAAAAGGCGAGTTCACGCTCGACAAGGAAACCGAGTATATCCACGACACATCGATTGACCTTAGCGGCCTGAGCTATCAGGAACTAGCCAGAGAACAGCCAACACTAAAGATCAAATTTGACAGCTTCACGCTTCCAATATCAACCATACAGACTGACGACATTCAATACATCGAGGAGATGTTTTCTCGACTCAATGAGGCCGTTCCGCTGAATGCAGCCGAAAAGCGGAATGCGCTGCAGGGTCCGATACCGCCTGCGTCTCGGGAACTCGCTTCTCTTTCATTCTTCAAGAAGAAGCTTCCGTTCGACAATGCGCGATACAGACACTACGAGCTTGCAACGAAGTTCCTGTATATTCAAAACAGAGAGCGACTGGTTGACACGAAGAAGGCATATCTTGACGAGTTTGTTCATGAATTCACGGATGTTGAACAGAAAGAGGTGGATGCGCTCAGCAAGAAGTCAGTGAAGGTTCTTCGCTCCATGTCATCCGTATTCACTGACGAAGATTCCCTCCTGAAGTCGGTCGGTATGGTTGTCATCTACTACTATCTCTTCTTTATTGCATTGAGGGATGGGTGGGCCGGCAAATTGCGCAGGGAATCGCTAGTTAACTTCGAGTCCCTCAGAAAGAAGAACCGCGACCTTGCGGAGCAGAGCGAAATAAAGGCGGACTACAACCTTTTGGAGTTCGACCGTCTCACACAAAGTCCCAATGATGCAGTGGCCCTGCAATACAGATTCGCCGTGCTGCGGCGTCACGTCGGCCCTAAGGATGGGCGTCCGCCAATACCGGGTGAAGAGAAGTAA
- a CDS encoding C39 family peptidase: MDPIRSSQAPACFPEGTTSMESSTATSSVTPSSSATTSRTETGSGNQVEEYVCRYPASYAPPPQGAPSGPSYSAATLALMGGVPPTPTPSASFARADGTPFPTSTDGTPMYRQGDAEWGSRLMGAGEGAHTLKERGCAVSSMAMAISKLSGETLTPGALDEHLDTHGGYVGNLLVWGAAGSATEKDFAVSKTTAWSVDTVTKELEAGRPVVLGVDYKPGGSGGTLGTDHWVCLTRKEGNLFFANDPASGNEVRFKVEDGVLKQVPKSTESIQGYKSSGEFTTFQPLGAS, translated from the coding sequence GTGGACCCCATTCGCAGCTCGCAGGCACCGGCCTGCTTCCCCGAAGGCACCACCTCCATGGAGAGCTCGACGGCCACATCGTCGGTGACGCCCTCCAGCTCTGCCACCACCAGCCGCACCGAGACGGGCAGTGGCAACCAGGTGGAAGAGTACGTCTGCCGCTACCCGGCGTCGTATGCCCCGCCGCCGCAGGGCGCGCCCTCCGGGCCGAGCTACTCCGCGGCGACGCTGGCCCTCATGGGCGGTGTCCCGCCGACGCCCACGCCCTCTGCCAGCTTCGCGCGGGCGGACGGCACGCCCTTCCCGACGTCCACGGACGGGACGCCCATGTACAGGCAGGGGGACGCGGAGTGGGGCAGCAGGTTGATGGGGGCCGGGGAAGGAGCCCATACGCTGAAGGAGCGCGGTTGCGCGGTGAGCTCCATGGCGATGGCCATCTCCAAGCTCTCTGGTGAAACGCTCACGCCAGGCGCGCTGGACGAGCACCTCGACACCCACGGCGGCTACGTCGGCAACCTGCTGGTGTGGGGCGCGGCCGGCAGCGCCACGGAGAAGGACTTCGCGGTGTCGAAGACGACGGCGTGGAGCGTGGACACCGTGACGAAGGAACTGGAGGCAGGCCGGCCCGTGGTGCTCGGTGTGGACTACAAGCCGGGTGGCAGCGGCGGCACCCTCGGCACTGACCACTGGGTGTGCCTGACCCGCAAGGAGGGCAACCTCTTCTTCGCGAATGACCCGGCCAGCGGTAACGAGGTGCGCTTCAAGGTGGAGGACGGAGTCCTCAAGCAGGTGCCGAAGTCGACGGAGTCGATTCAGGGCTACAAGTCGTCGGGCGAGTTCACGACGTTCCAACCTCTGGGGGCGTCGTGA
- a CDS encoding C40 family peptidase — protein sequence MPTSQRAAFLALVLQQMHAPYRWNAKGTRDATTGQRLFDCSGLVTWALREVGGPDWRATHNTDRLWAECRPVDFAELLPGDLVLYHRAGAPEDAEHVMVHVGGGVVVGASGGGRATQTLADAQLHDAKVKAFPHFAYRADVMGFRRLPFMA from the coding sequence ATGCCGACTTCGCAGCGCGCCGCCTTCCTCGCCCTCGTCCTGCAGCAGATGCACGCCCCCTACCGGTGGAACGCGAAGGGGACGCGGGACGCCACCACCGGGCAGCGCCTCTTCGACTGCTCCGGCCTCGTCACCTGGGCCCTGCGTGAGGTGGGCGGGCCGGACTGGCGCGCCACCCACAACACCGACAGGCTCTGGGCGGAGTGCCGGCCGGTGGACTTCGCCGAGCTGCTGCCCGGCGACCTGGTGCTGTACCACCGCGCGGGCGCGCCCGAGGACGCGGAGCACGTCATGGTGCACGTGGGCGGGGGCGTGGTGGTGGGGGCCTCCGGTGGTGGCCGCGCCACGCAGACGCTCGCCGACGCGCAGCTGCATGACGCGAAGGTGAAGGCCTTCCCGCACTTCGCCTACCGTGCCGACGTCATGGGCTTCCGCCGGCTGCCCTTCATGGCCTGA
- a CDS encoding DNA-methyltransferase produces MKPYFESDTVTLFHADCRDQLLDLPSQSVDLLLSDPPYGMAFEGKGEHSAPIRADGARQGVRVLRQALTAAGPALKLDAHAFLFCHWASWPDFYDAVAAHLRLKGALVWWKDRGGSGDCAGSFAPDYEVVLHASGAKRRSLAGKRQGAVLAGFPPVPAQQRTHPTEKPVSLLAHLVAKSCPEGGTVLDPFAGTGATLVAAVQLGRRAVGIELEERYCEAAARRLEQTLREGPGLAA; encoded by the coding sequence ATGAAGCCCTACTTCGAGTCCGACACCGTCACCCTGTTCCACGCGGATTGCCGAGACCAGCTGCTGGACCTCCCGTCTCAGTCCGTGGACCTTTTGCTCTCGGACCCGCCCTACGGAATGGCCTTCGAGGGGAAGGGTGAGCACTCCGCCCCCATCCGTGCGGACGGTGCGCGCCAGGGCGTGCGCGTGCTGCGCCAAGCGCTTACCGCCGCCGGGCCAGCGCTGAAGCTGGACGCGCACGCGTTCCTCTTCTGCCACTGGGCCTCGTGGCCAGACTTCTACGACGCGGTGGCCGCGCACCTGCGGCTCAAGGGTGCCCTGGTGTGGTGGAAGGACAGGGGCGGCTCCGGCGACTGCGCCGGCTCCTTCGCGCCCGACTACGAGGTGGTGCTGCACGCCTCTGGAGCGAAGCGCCGGTCGCTGGCGGGGAAGCGCCAAGGCGCCGTGCTCGCGGGCTTCCCGCCGGTGCCCGCCCAACAGCGCACGCACCCGACGGAGAAGCCGGTGTCTCTGCTGGCGCACCTGGTGGCGAAGTCCTGCCCCGAGGGCGGCACGGTGCTGGACCCCTTCGCCGGCACGGGAGCGACGCTGGTGGCCGCCGTGCAGCTCGGCCGCCGCGCGGTGGGCATCGAGCTCGAGGAGCGCTACTGCGAGGCGGCGGCCCGCCGGCTGGAGCAGACGCTGCGTGAGGGGCCGGGCCTCGCGGCCTGA
- a CDS encoding SIR2 family NAD-dependent protein deacylase: MSTTPVDDLRLRVRDGDALFVVGSGVSVGATKGNPCASWTGLIESGINEAKKVASIGEAVVGAFQTLIRSGDLDSLLAAAEFVTRKLKAPKGGDYRSWLRNSFSGLSIEYKEVLEAISSLPGQLATTNYDGLIEEATKLPAVTWRQVGDIEHVLNKTETGVIHLHGFWRDPESVILGVRDYEKITSDRHAQLVLRSILLRSTVVFIGCGEGLADPNFGALLDWARAVFAESERTHYRLCLQRDYAALAQQHSSDRIRVVSYGENYSDLAPFLRTLLPVMPETPHAGNDRLLAYDANETPNRYVDWELYSTAQGFSERINVHSQAPDGAPQLEIFAKGTELVGANKALSVLAGRFEFEYLANYSRAKHSNLFVYAIPMQRTAGGRTLEVGADSEEDPDNAFSPYRKRLVVPSEHVGDGKWHAASIDFDFKGIPGASFSILGIRINEGCAKPGPGIISIRNVKAFDTGR, from the coding sequence ATGTCGACCACACCTGTTGATGACCTGCGCCTGCGTGTTCGAGACGGTGATGCGCTCTTCGTTGTTGGCTCTGGAGTTTCCGTTGGAGCAACAAAGGGCAACCCATGTGCATCATGGACAGGCCTTATCGAAAGTGGAATCAATGAGGCCAAGAAGGTAGCAAGCATCGGCGAGGCGGTTGTCGGGGCATTTCAAACCCTAATTCGCTCTGGGGATCTTGATTCGCTACTTGCCGCAGCAGAGTTCGTAACCCGAAAGCTGAAAGCACCCAAAGGAGGAGACTACCGCAGCTGGCTTCGCAACTCCTTCTCGGGACTGTCCATCGAGTACAAGGAAGTGCTCGAAGCGATCAGCTCACTGCCCGGACAGCTGGCAACAACAAATTACGACGGACTTATCGAGGAAGCAACGAAGTTGCCGGCGGTCACATGGCGACAGGTCGGCGACATTGAACACGTATTAAACAAGACGGAAACGGGCGTCATTCATCTCCATGGGTTCTGGAGAGATCCAGAGTCGGTCATCCTAGGTGTCCGCGACTATGAGAAAATAACCTCAGACCGGCATGCACAACTGGTGCTAAGAAGCATATTACTCAGAAGCACGGTTGTTTTTATTGGCTGTGGAGAGGGGTTGGCTGATCCAAACTTTGGCGCGCTCCTGGATTGGGCCCGCGCTGTATTTGCAGAATCTGAACGCACCCATTATCGACTGTGTCTTCAGCGAGACTACGCCGCGCTGGCGCAGCAACATTCGAGCGACCGCATCCGAGTAGTTAGTTATGGCGAGAACTACAGTGATCTGGCGCCCTTTCTGCGAACGCTCCTGCCGGTCATGCCGGAGACTCCGCATGCGGGTAATGACCGGCTACTTGCGTATGATGCAAATGAGACCCCCAATCGATATGTCGACTGGGAGCTGTACTCGACAGCGCAAGGGTTCTCAGAGCGAATTAACGTCCATTCGCAGGCGCCAGACGGGGCGCCTCAGTTGGAGATCTTTGCCAAAGGGACAGAACTCGTTGGGGCGAACAAGGCGCTCTCAGTGCTGGCCGGTCGATTTGAGTTTGAATATCTTGCGAATTATTCTCGCGCAAAGCATTCCAACTTGTTCGTTTATGCAATACCCATGCAGAGAACAGCCGGCGGCCGGACCCTTGAGGTTGGCGCCGACAGTGAAGAAGATCCAGATAATGCATTCTCGCCGTACCGGAAGCGACTCGTCGTGCCGAGCGAGCACGTTGGAGATGGGAAGTGGCACGCGGCGTCAATTGATTTTGACTTCAAGGGGATTCCAGGCGCATCCTTTAGCATTCTTGGCATTCGCATAAATGAGGGCTGCGCAAAGCCAGGGCCTGGAATCATCTCCATCAGAAACGTGAAGGCATTCGACACAGGACGCTAG